The Narcine bancroftii isolate sNarBan1 chromosome 6, sNarBan1.hap1, whole genome shotgun sequence genome window below encodes:
- the LOC138736519 gene encoding testis development-related protein isoform X1, translating into MWKIKHRGLNDNDSDSEDDKPQEVSKSKDPLLPEEATSSVSQLATKVQGASLKSWKEVASLFTKDDEHKLLTVNEPKWMTVKLKDDVKVEKKSSFWDNLGIKQNSASKIPTEDEGWEPQVSKENPCSNLTDGNAWSDWASESSSSLKYTSLESETNVSGSKWGIMTAGKLPGIRRRSKGNLTDCWEEME; encoded by the exons ATGTGGAAAATTAAACACAGAGGACTGAACGATAACGATTCCGACTCGGAGGACGACAAACCGCAGGAGGTGTCGAAG AGCAAGGACCCGTTGCTTCCAGAAGAGGCTACAAGTTCTGTTTCACAGCTCGCTACAAAG GTTCAAGGAGCAAGTCTTAAAAGTTGGAAGGAAGTAGCCTCACTTTTCACTAAAGATGATGAGCATAAGCTGCTGACTGTGAATGAACCTAAATG GATGACTGTGAAActaaaagatgatgtgaaagtgGAAAAGAAATCTAGTTTCTGGGACAACTTGGGAATTAAACAGAATTCAGCAAGCAAAATTCCCACTGAAGATGAAGGTTGGGAACCACAAGTTTCAAAGGAGAATCCTTGTAGCAATTTGACTGATGGCAATGCTTGGTCTGACTGGGCAAGTGAAAGCAGCAGCAGTTTGAAATATACCAGCCTGGAGAGTGAAACAAATGTGAGTGGTTCCAAGTGGGGAATTATGACAGCAGGGAAATTGCCTGGAATCCGGAGACGCAGCAAAGGAAATCTGACCGACTGCTGGGAAGAGATGGAGTGA
- the LOC138736519 gene encoding testis development-related protein isoform X2, with product MSKDPLLPEEATSSVSQLATKVQGASLKSWKEVASLFTKDDEHKLLTVNEPKWMTVKLKDDVKVEKKSSFWDNLGIKQNSASKIPTEDEGWEPQVSKENPCSNLTDGNAWSDWASESSSSLKYTSLESETNVSGSKWGIMTAGKLPGIRRRSKGNLTDCWEEME from the exons ATG AGCAAGGACCCGTTGCTTCCAGAAGAGGCTACAAGTTCTGTTTCACAGCTCGCTACAAAG GTTCAAGGAGCAAGTCTTAAAAGTTGGAAGGAAGTAGCCTCACTTTTCACTAAAGATGATGAGCATAAGCTGCTGACTGTGAATGAACCTAAATG GATGACTGTGAAActaaaagatgatgtgaaagtgGAAAAGAAATCTAGTTTCTGGGACAACTTGGGAATTAAACAGAATTCAGCAAGCAAAATTCCCACTGAAGATGAAGGTTGGGAACCACAAGTTTCAAAGGAGAATCCTTGTAGCAATTTGACTGATGGCAATGCTTGGTCTGACTGGGCAAGTGAAAGCAGCAGCAGTTTGAAATATACCAGCCTGGAGAGTGAAACAAATGTGAGTGGTTCCAAGTGGGGAATTATGACAGCAGGGAAATTGCCTGGAATCCGGAGACGCAGCAAAGGAAATCTGACCGACTGCTGGGAAGAGATGGAGTGA